CCGGTTCGACGCCCGACGCGACGAGGTCGTTTGCGTTCATCGCCATGCAGTCGATGCCCACCGTCGAGTAGTCGCCCAGCGCCTCCGCGACGAGCAGTTTCGTGCCGACGCCGTCTGTTGCGAGCGCCAAGTAGCGGTCGCCGATGTCGATGAGACCTGCGTACTCGCTCTCGTCGATGTCACCGACTGCGCCGACCAGTGCCGCCGTAGCCGCTTCGCTGGCATCGATGTCTACGCCCGCCTCTGCGTAGGTTAGTTCCTCCTCGTTCCCTCCGTCCTCCGCGCGATTCTCGTCGTTCGCGCCGTCCTCGCTCATGTGCGAGTAGGTGCGTCCGGCGGGTAAAATAGCTCCGCTCTGGGTTAGAAGCCCAGACCGAGGAACAACAGCGCCCACGCCGCGAGGCCGAAGCAGGGAATCGCGGCCCCGAGGAAGACGGTGAAACTCCAGTCCTTGACGGTGTTGCCGTCGAGCGGGCCGAACGGCAGCATGTTGAACCCTGCGAGCAGGAAGTTGATGCTGACGCCCGTCTGGGCGAGCGTGGCGAGCAACGAGTCGCCCGAAAACACGAGCAAGGCGGGAACGAACAGGGCGCCGAGCACGACGTTCGTCACCGGTCCGGCCAACGCGATGATGCCGTTCTCGCGCGCAGTCGAACGCCCGCGGTGGTACACCGCGCCCGGCGCGGCGAACAGGAAGCCAGCGAGTGCGCCGATGATGGCGAACAGGAGCATGCCGTAGTCGGCGCGGAACTCGGCGACCTGTCCGAATTGGATTGCCGTGACCTTGTGGGCCAACTCGTGCAGGAGGAAGCCGAGTCCCGCAGTCGCCATCGTAATCGGTAGGATGGCAGTGAGCAGTGCAGGCTGGTAGAACAACTGTTGGCCGCCACCGAACACCAGCGCGAACGCCACGCCGAGTGCCAACCATGCGAGCGCGAGGTCAAGTAGTTCACGACCGCTGAATCTGATTTTCATAGGAGAACTGTGAATGTGTCGATGATAAGGTCCGCACTGTTTTGCGCGCCTTCCATCATCAGTCGCGTAATCTCGTCCATGCCGCCGATTTGCGGAGCTAGGATGGGCAGGATGACGAACGGGAACAGGAAGCTCGCTATCATGCTCCCGACGTTCGTCATGGCGACGATGGCGATGAGTCGGAACAGCGGCACGTCGAGCAGACGCCCGAAGAGGTCACGAATCGGTAGCTCCTCGTTCTGGAGCAGTTCGTTCATCTTCCCGATGTCGCCGACGTTGACGGAGGTGTATTTGAGTTCGACGTAGCCTGCGAACCACCCCGGCGCGAGCAGCGGATTGACGCTGGTCAGCCACGCGATAGCGCCGCCGACGCCCGCGCTCGTCCAGCGCGCTCCGGCGAGTTTGGCGAGTCCGAACGCGAAGATGCCGTTGAACAGGAACCACGCAGCGAACACTTTGAACAAGAAGGCGTTCTCCACGCCAGCCATGAACAGCAGGACGAAGAAGGCGAAGAAGCCGACCATGATAGCGTAGCCGAAGAACTTGAACACCGAGAAGCGACTCCCCGACTCGATGCCGACGAGGTCCTCCATCGGCGGGAGCGTCTGGGGATTCAGCAAGTACTCCTCGATGCCAGCTTGGTGGCCTGCACCGACTACCGCGACGACGTTGTGGCCTGCTTCGCGGAGCGCGACGAGTTTGTGCGCGATGAAGGCGTCTCGTTCGTCGATGAGTGCTTCTGCGCCGCCGGGGGAGAACTGGCGGAACTCCTCCATCATCGCCGTCACCACGTCGCCGTCGGTCATCTGTTCGATAGTGGCTTGGTCTACCTCCTCGCCGCCGCCGAAGCCGAACATGGCGAGAAATAACTCCCAGACCATCCGTAACTTCTCGACGAAGGTGAGCCGTGCCCAGAACCGTTGAATCGTCGTCTGAATGTCGCGGTCTACGAGTGCGACGCCACAGCCGACGCGCTCGGCCACGTCCACGGCGGCCTTCATGTCTGCGCCGGGTTCGATGTCGAACTGGTCGCCCATCCGGGCCTGCACGTAGGATAGCATCCAGTAGGCGATAAATTGGAAGACGGTGTTGCCGTCCAACAGGTCTGAGGCTTCGAGGTCGTCGGCCACCTCGCCCTGCATCTGGCGATAGCGACCCTCGTCGAGTTCGACCGCGACCACGTCCGGTCGCTCGTCCTCGATGACCTCCTCGACCCGCTCGACGCTCTCCGCAGAGACGTGGGCGGTTCCGACGACTTGGACGCTTCCCTCGCCCCCGTCGTCGGCGTCTAAATCGACTCCATCGGTCATTAGTCGCGTTACACACCCTCGCTTTTTACCGTTGTCGGTGAGGAGATAATTATCATCTCTGTATTCGGTTGTTCTAAGGGATTGGGTAGTTCGTGGGGTGTATCATGAGTTCGGTGTCGGTGTACTTCGTGTGGGGTCTGGAAGGAATAAGACAGTTGCAGAGCAGTTAGCTACTCCCGTGCCGAGGAGGCCGCACCGCGACCGCAACTGCGAACGCCACGTCCCTCCCTAACCGATTCGCTCCACTCCTTCCAGTCGTTCCGCTCGTCCACCGAAAGACCAAGCTCTTTCGAGCCTTGGCTCACGTTCGTTCGCCAAAACCTCGCACGAATGGTCGCGGCCTCGTGCCCCGCCGCACGTGCCAGCTAGCTGGTGAAGATTCGACAGAAGGTCCTAGCTATTCCGGCGCGCGCCGTCGGCCTCTCGTGGGCCGACGAGTCGCGCGAGGTCTTTCTGAACGAAGTGAAGAAAGACTCGGCAGATGCGGTCTGTCTGCCGGTGGATGAGTGCTGAAGGCTGAAAGCCGAAGCGCGAATCGGTTGGGGAGGGTGTGGTCTGCGGAGGCGGTGTGGTCTCTTCTCGGTACTGGGAGTAGCTAGCTCGAAACCGATTTCACTGCTCTCAGCGGTCGGTTGTGCACTCGATTTAACTCCAACGTTGACGTCCAGCCTCTATCCAAAATTAGAAACACCATCCACGAGAATTTCCAGATATGACCGACGTAGAAGCCGCGACCCTGATGGATTCGTACACCGAGATGACCGAACTTCTCCTCCCGAACGACACCAACAACCTCGGGCGGGCACTCGGTGGCGCGGTTCTCCACTGGATGGACATCTGCGGGGCTATCGCGGCGATGCGGTTCTCGAACCACCAGTGTGTCACTGCTTCGATGGACCACGTAGACTTCATCAGCCCAATCGACCTCGGCGAAGTCGCCGTGGTCGAAGCGTACGTCTTCGCCACCGGCCGGACCAGCATCGACGTGAAGGTAGACGTGCGCGCGGAAGACCCACGGAGCGGCGAGGAACGCCAGACGACGACTTCCTTCTTCACGTTCGTCGCGCTGGACGAGGACGGCACGCCGACCCCGGTGCCGGAGTTGGAGTGTCCGACCGAGAATCAGGAAGCGCTCCGCGACGGTGCCCGAAAACAGCGACTCGAACAACTCTCGGACGTGGCCGAGCGAATCGACTAACTTCCTGCTCGGGTTTCCGCTCCGGCAGTCGTCTGGGTTTGGCCGGTCGTCTCAGTTTCGCCGGTCGTCTCAGTTTCGCCGGTCGTCTCGCTCTCCGTCGCTGTGCCGTTCTCAGTCGTCTCGCGCTCCACCGTCGTACCGTTCTCAGTCGTCTCGTTCCCGTCAACTTCCGACTCTTTCGCAACGTCCTCGGGCGGAATATCGACGACGGAACTCAGATTCAGCAGTTCGTCCGACGGACTGTCACCGACCGTGTCGTAGCCAGTCAGGAACGTCGAGTAGCCGCCAGTTCCGTCAAAACTGACCGCGAACTGCGCCAACACTGGTCCTTCGTTCTCCTCGGTAGCACGCCTGATTTCGAACTCGTAGTCGCCCGCAGGAAGGACACGGTAAGGCGTTCCCGTCCCGAACGTCGCGCCGTCGAACAGCACTCTACCAGTCTCGTTTATTGTCACGTCCACGGGGCCGATGTCTGGCGAAGCGTGGACGAACCGAACCGCTACCGAGTCGGCGTCGGGTGTCGCGGCGTCGTCACGGAGGACGAGCGGTCGAAGCGCTGTCGTCCCGTTGTCCGAGAACTCGCCGACCACCGCGACGGTGTAGTTTCGCTCGGCTTCGAACGAGACTGTATCGTTGCCTAAACTCACGTTGTTCGCCGCCCGGAGAACTGTAATCGTGTGGGAGCCGGGTTCGACTGGCAGGTACTCGCTCACGTTCTCGAACGCGATGTTTCGGGCGATTGCTCGGCCGTCTACGAGGACGTTCACTTCGGGGGCGTCTGGCGAGACGTGCGCGATGCGAACGTTCGCGTCGCCACCCTGCGAAACGTCGGTAGTCGTCGTCTCCCCGAAACGCATCGTCGTCGTCTCTTCCTGGCCCGTGGTCGTTTCCGCCGTCGTCTCCTGCGAAAGCGACGGAATAGCTGCAGACCCGCCGCCGACGACGAATGCGGCGACGACGAGAAACGCGAGTCCGACACCGGCGACTCGCGCGTTTCGGTCCTTGGCGGTCATGGACCGCCCTGCGACCGACGAGCCAATAAAGCGCGTAGTCGCTCCATCGTTGTAAGCCGACGTAGTCGGGCACGAACCACGGATTTCCCAGAGAATCGCCCGTGCGACGAGTCGCACGGGCAGTCGTCTATCAGACAGCCATCTCGCTCATCAGACAGTCGTCTCGTTCAGTTCGGTCGTCTCGGTGGCAACGACGGCGGTCGTTTCGGTCCCCGGCATGGCCGTCTCGGTTTCCGGCATCGCCGTCTCAGTCTCCGCAACGGTCGTGGTCTCGTTGCCCACGGTCGTCACGTTCTCCGATTCGGTCACGTCCAAGACGACGAACGGCCGGAAGGAGTTGTTCGTCGGCGCGTCCTCGGAGACGTATCCAGAGGCGAATCCTGAGTAGGCGCTCCGCTCTGCCAGACTGATGTTAAACGTCCCGACGACGGTGCCGTTGTCGTCCTCGGTCGCGTTCCGCACGTCGATTCTGTAGTCGCCAGCGGGAACGGTCACGTACTCGGTGTCGTCGCCGAACGCCACGTCGTCGAACAGCACGGCACCGGTCGAGTTGACGGTCACGTCCACGGCCGGAGCGTCGGGCGCGACGTGGACGAGTCGGACCGATGCTTCACCGGCACCCGGTGCCTCGGACGCGTCTTCTAAGACGATAGGCTCGAACGGTTGGGTCGCGTTCTCGGACACCTCGCCTGCGGCGGCGACGGTGTATCGGGTATCCGCCGAGAGCGAGACGTTCCCTTCGAAGACGACCGAGCCGTTCTCGGCCGTGAGGATGGTGACCGAATGCTCGCCTGCGGCAGTGGCGACGTAACTGCTCACCTCGCCGTAGCTGACGTTCTGGTACAGCGTCTGATTATCGACTCGAACTTCCACTGCTGGCGCGTCGGGCGACATGTGCGCGACGCGGATTTGTGCGTCGCCCTCCGCTCCTACGGCCGTCGTCTCTTCTCCTTCGACGGTCGTTTCTTCGCCTTCGACTGTGGTTTCCTCACCTTCGACTGTGGTCTCTTCGCCGACCGTCGTCTCTCCGTCTTCTGTCGTGTCTTGGGCCGTCGCCAACGTCGCAACCGACCCGCCGAAGCCAGCGAAACTGGCGACGACGAGGAGTGCGACGGCGAGCACCCCGATTTTTGCACGTGTATCTATTTTCACCATGCGGACCGTCTCTGCGACCGACCACTCTAAAAAGGCGCGCGACCGTCCACGAACGTAATCGGCCGCAGTACCTCACAAACCTGTTCTTTCAGGGGTTAGGCCGGGTCTCACGGAATCGAAACGCCCGTTACGCCACCGAACGAGGCGGTCTCGTCGTCGGTTTCAGAGCGAGTACCACGTTCGTCGCTCGCCACCGGTCGCTCGGTTCCAGCGAGCGCGAAAAAGTGCGTGGACTCCCAACGGCGACTCTAGCTCGAATTCACCGTCTCCGTGTCGTTGAAGAACCCGTCTTCGGTCGTGTCGTTGAATCGGCCGTCCGTCGTCCCGTCGAAGAAGCCGTCATCCGTGGTCGCCGTGTCGGTGAATCGGCCATCCGTCGTGTCGTTGAAGAAGCCATCCTCGGTCGTCGCGGTGAACCGGCCGTCCGTCGTTCCGTTGAAGAAGCCATCCTCGGTCGTGCCGCCGAAGAACCCGCCGTTCGTCGTCCCGTTGTAGAACCCGTCGACAGTCGTGCCGAACCGTCCGTCTCCACCGGAGCGGACGCCATCGACGTTGACGAACACGTCGAGTGAGTCTTCCGCGGTATTTGCGCCCTGCCCGCGTCCGGCGACGAACACCGTGTACACCGTGCCGCGTTCGAGCGACCGGTTGACGCTGGCGAAGACGATGCTCCTATCGCTCGCCTGCACTACGTCGATGGTGTAGAATCGAGCGGAGACGGACTGGTACTGTGAGGCCTGATTCGACGCGACTCGCCGAGCGACGATGCGACGAGACTGGTTCCCTTGTCGCTGGCCGTCCCGTGGACGGGTGACGCGGAGCGACACCGCGGGCGCGTTCTGCGCGAGGTTGACGACTCGAACTGACGCTTCGCCCGGGCCGGGTCGCACGATGCGGTCACGGAACGTTTGCAGTCGTAGGCCGTCGTTGGTCCGGCGAGTCGCCGCGAGCGTGAACCGGCCGTCGCGCGCGAACGTTATCGTCCCCCGGAACCGCCGGTCGCTCCGGTCGTTAGCGGCCGTGACGGTGACTCGATGTTCACCCGCAGGAACCCGGAGGTAACCGGTCACGTTACCGTAGCCGAGGTCCCCGAACAGCACGTTCGACTGGTTCAATCGCCGACCGTCCACGTACACGTCTACTGCCGAGGCGTTCTGAGCCATGTGCGCGAATCTGACGAGCGCCGTCCCGCGCTGTCGGCGTTGCTGTCGGTCGCTTCGATTTCGAGTTCGATTCTCCCGCACCGTATCGTTGAACGTCGTCTCTGTCGTGTCTACGAACGACGTCGTCCCTTGAGCATTTGCTCTGTTCGCCGGGTCACTCGGGGCGTTCGCTCCCACGAGTAGACTCCCGACGACCACCAGCACGAAAATCATCGCCGTCGTCCGCTTCAGAAACTCGTACTTCTCCCCCATGTCGTCTGCACTGACAGACGATTCGGTATTAAACACAGACGACCGTCCGGACCGGTAATCCGCGTTCCGACGATTCAATCGGTCGTAGTCGGAACGCGGGCGACGGGCCGCCGTTCGTAAACGTTACCCCACCACTCGACAACTATCGATTTTACCGATTAGGCGCGTTGTAACGCCGTCGAATCGTCGGTTACGAGTCCCGAGCACGCTCGAACGAGCCCCGAGTACGCTCGAAAAAGAACTGGCCACACAGCCTACGCGCGAACCACCGACTCCTACGCTCGGACCATCGACTCGTTCATCGCCTCGCTGTCCGAATCGACGGCGACGACGAGGTCGAACGCCTCGTCAGTCGGCGCTTCGTCCGGGTTCAGGTAGCCTGCCGCGAACGCCGAGTACGCCGTGTCACCGTCGAGCGACACGTCGAACGTCGCGACGACTTCACCGTCGTCGTCTTCGGTCGCGGGCCGAACTTCAAGTGTGTAGTTGCCAGCGGGCACCTCGGCGTAGTCGGTCGCGTTGCCGAAGCTCACGTTGTCGTAGAGGACCGCACCGCTCTCCTCGACGGTCACGTCAACGGCCGGAGCGTCCGGCGAGACGTGAATCAGCCGGACCGAGGCGTTCTCTTCGTCCGTCTCGAAGTCGTCTTCGAAGATGAGCGGTTCGAAGGTCTCTTCGGTGACCTCACCTGCCGCCGCG
The sequence above is a segment of the Halorussus halophilus genome. Coding sequences within it:
- a CDS encoding zinc metalloprotease; this encodes MKIRFSGRELLDLALAWLALGVAFALVFGGGQQLFYQPALLTAILPITMATAGLGFLLHELAHKVTAIQFGQVAEFRADYGMLLFAIIGALAGFLFAAPGAVYHRGRSTARENGIIALAGPVTNVVLGALFVPALLVFSGDSLLATLAQTGVSINFLLAGFNMLPFGPLDGNTVKDWSFTVFLGAAIPCFGLAAWALLFLGLGF
- a CDS encoding TraB/GumN family protein, with the protein product MTDGVDLDADDGGEGSVQVVGTAHVSAESVERVEEVIEDERPDVVAVELDEGRYRQMQGEVADDLEASDLLDGNTVFQFIAYWMLSYVQARMGDQFDIEPGADMKAAVDVAERVGCGVALVDRDIQTTIQRFWARLTFVEKLRMVWELFLAMFGFGGGEEVDQATIEQMTDGDVVTAMMEEFRQFSPGGAEALIDERDAFIAHKLVALREAGHNVVAVVGAGHQAGIEEYLLNPQTLPPMEDLVGIESGSRFSVFKFFGYAIMVGFFAFFVLLFMAGVENAFLFKVFAAWFLFNGIFAFGLAKLAGARWTSAGVGGAIAWLTSVNPLLAPGWFAGYVELKYTSVNVGDIGKMNELLQNEELPIRDLFGRLLDVPLFRLIAIVAMTNVGSMIASFLFPFVILPILAPQIGGMDEITRLMMEGAQNSADLIIDTFTVLL
- a CDS encoding acyl-CoA thioesterase; translated protein: MTDVEAATLMDSYTEMTELLLPNDTNNLGRALGGAVLHWMDICGAIAAMRFSNHQCVTASMDHVDFISPIDLGEVAVVEAYVFATGRTSIDVKVDVRAEDPRSGEERQTTTSFFTFVALDEDGTPTPVPELECPTENQEALRDGARKQRLEQLSDVAERID
- a CDS encoding DUF4397 domain-containing protein, with protein sequence MTAKDRNARVAGVGLAFLVVAAFVVGGGSAAIPSLSQETTAETTTGQEETTTMRFGETTTTDVSQGGDANVRIAHVSPDAPEVNVLVDGRAIARNIAFENVSEYLPVEPGSHTITVLRAANNVSLGNDTVSFEAERNYTVAVVGEFSDNGTTALRPLVLRDDAATPDADSVAVRFVHASPDIGPVDVTINETGRVLFDGATFGTGTPYRVLPAGDYEFEIRRATEENEGPVLAQFAVSFDGTGGYSTFLTGYDTVGDSPSDELLNLSSVVDIPPEDVAKESEVDGNETTENGTTVERETTENGTATESETTGETETTGETETTGQTQTTAGAETRAGS
- a CDS encoding DUF4397 domain-containing protein, whose translation is MVKIDTRAKIGVLAVALLVVASFAGFGGSVATLATAQDTTEDGETTVGEETTVEGEETTVEGEETTVEGEETTAVGAEGDAQIRVAHMSPDAPAVEVRVDNQTLYQNVSYGEVSSYVATAAGEHSVTILTAENGSVVFEGNVSLSADTRYTVAAAGEVSENATQPFEPIVLEDASEAPGAGEASVRLVHVAPDAPAVDVTVNSTGAVLFDDVAFGDDTEYVTVPAGDYRIDVRNATEDDNGTVVGTFNISLAERSAYSGFASGYVSEDAPTNNSFRPFVVLDVTESENVTTVGNETTTVAETETAMPETETAMPGTETTAVVATETTELNETTV
- a CDS encoding DUF4397 domain-containing protein yields the protein MFNTESSVSADDMGEKYEFLKRTTAMIFVLVVVGSLLVGANAPSDPANRANAQGTTSFVDTTETTFNDTVRENRTRNRSDRQQRRQRGTALVRFAHMAQNASAVDVYVDGRRLNQSNVLFGDLGYGNVTGYLRVPAGEHRVTVTAANDRSDRRFRGTITFARDGRFTLAATRRTNDGLRLQTFRDRIVRPGPGEASVRVVNLAQNAPAVSLRVTRPRDGQRQGNQSRRIVARRVASNQASQYQSVSARFYTIDVVQASDRSIVFASVNRSLERGTVYTVFVAGRGQGANTAEDSLDVFVNVDGVRSGGDGRFGTTVDGFYNGTTNGGFFGGTTEDGFFNGTTDGRFTATTEDGFFNDTTDGRFTDTATTDDGFFDGTTDGRFNDTTEDGFFNDTETVNSS
- a CDS encoding DUF4397 domain-containing protein, coding for MWNKQLKSNGRIAIALAVVVLVGFSGLGAAFSGSGSGDTAHVRVAHMSPDAPAVDVLVDGEAALEGVEFGAVSDYLQLSAGEHEVTIQTTEDETVVFEDTVSFEADTRYTVAAAGEVTEETFEPLIFEDDFETDEENASVRLIHVSPDAPAVDVTVEESGAVLYDNVSFGNATDYAEVPAGNYTLEVRPATEDDDGEVVATFDVSLDGDTAYSAFAAGYLNPDEAPTDEAFDLVVAVDSDSEAMNESMVRA